One genomic window of Quercus robur chromosome 6, dhQueRobu3.1, whole genome shotgun sequence includes the following:
- the LOC126732703 gene encoding LOB domain-containing protein 36-like codes for MSSSNSPCAACKFLRRKCTQECVFAPYFPPDQPQKFANVHKVFGASNVAKLLNELNAAQREDAVNSLAYEAEARLRDPVYGCVGLISILQHRLKQVQTDLYNAKKELATYIGPQAMLPILQPPGFIPQQHHPSNPSSSGVALPYNMSPTMMGIPTGGATHNGQMMIR; via the coding sequence ATGTCATCATCGAACTCTCCGTGCGCAGCATGCAAATTCTTGAGGCGAAAGTGCACGCAAGAATGCGTGTTCGCACCGTATTTCCCACCGGACCAGCCTCAAAAGTTTGCCAATGTCCACAAGGTCTTCGGAGCGAGCAACGTGGCCAAGCTTCTCAACGAACTCAATGCTGCCCAGCGTGAAGACGCGGTGAACTCCTTGGCCTACGAGGCGGAGGCTCGCTTGCGAGACCCGGTGTATGGCTGTGTGGGTCTAATTTCCATTCTTCAACACAGGCTGAAGCAAGTCCAGACTGATCTCTACAATGCCAAGAAAGAACTTGCCACATACATTGGACCTCAAGCCATGCTACCTATTCTCCAACCTCCCGGCTTTATCCCACAGCAACATCACCCGAGCAATCCTTCCTCTTCCGGCGTGGCCTTACCTTACAACATGTCGCCTACGATGATGGGGATTCCCACTGGTGGTGCTACGCATAACGGCCAAATGATGATTCGCTAG